A DNA window from Acidobacteriota bacterium contains the following coding sequences:
- a CDS encoding CDP-alcohol phosphatidyltransferase family protein yields MFGASIGRGAMSIINAMVRALASAGIPPNVLTTIGVIINLACGVLFGFGEFFWAGIVLIVANLFDMLDGNVARLTGRVTRYGGFLDSTLDRLSDMGVFVGIIIFYSRNTPEHSVLNVALAGIGMVASVLVSYTTARSEGLGVKANVGFLARPERVVLFIIGALSTWDWNSTAFLANRMPQVLWVLAVGSMWTLIQRMIFIRRELMLMDKNEKENK; encoded by the coding sequence ATGTTTGGAGCGAGCATAGGACGAGGAGCAATGAGCATCATCAATGCGATGGTGCGGGCTCTCGCTTCGGCTGGCATTCCTCCGAACGTTCTGACCACGATCGGCGTAATAATCAATCTGGCGTGCGGCGTCCTGTTCGGATTCGGTGAATTCTTTTGGGCCGGCATCGTCTTGATCGTCGCGAATCTCTTTGACATGCTCGACGGCAATGTCGCGAGATTGACAGGGCGAGTAACGCGATACGGCGGGTTTCTTGATTCGACGCTCGATCGGCTTTCGGATATGGGGGTCTTTGTCGGAATAATCATTTTTTATTCCCGCAACACGCCGGAACATTCGGTGCTCAACGTCGCGCTTGCCGGGATCGGCATGGTTGCTTCAGTCTTGGTGAGTTATACCACGGCTCGGAGCGAGGGGCTGGGCGTAAAAGCCAACGTCGGTTTCCTTGCACGGCCGGAACGCGTTGTGTTGTTCATTATAGGAGCATTGTCGACGTGGGATTGGAACTCAACAGCATTTCTTGCGAATAGAATGCCGCAGGTATTGTGGGTTTTAGCTGTTGGTTCCATGTGGACGCTGATCCAGCGAATGATCTTTATCCGTCGCGAGTTGATGCTGATGGATAAGAACGAAAAAGAGAATAAATGA